One genomic region from Rosa rugosa chromosome 1, drRosRugo1.1, whole genome shotgun sequence encodes:
- the LOC133724729 gene encoding uncharacterized protein LOC133724729 isoform X1, translated as MSSGPVRRVSRQDIQLVQNLIERCLQLYMNQKEVVETLLEQAKIEPGFTELVWQKLEEENREFFRAYYLRLMVKQQIIEYNRLLEQQARLMHQLHSTGVSSIPTSNGSHIPSRDLLMLQSNRSGIRSLLSMSLLVHQNSTCYPPDSVGPALKTENLHHQVGSCLPNPFTNGASSLHNSMENAVKMSAHANRIDVPPNMLSTQSTNMGGLMQGINGGIIKSEVGYSGTSYMYGGDGSNLETRPNMGDASVAPFNSVESNSQPLNESLLDSDSSSFGLLSQIPRSFSLSDLTLDFSQSSDILESYPRSPFLATDNENFMESREREHQGDNNRLDTISEGVSYEDFGSE; from the exons ATGTCAAGTGGACCAGTTAGACGTGTCTCACGTCAAGATATACAACTG GTGCAAAACCTTATTGAGCGATGCCTTCAGCTTTACATGAACCAGAAGGAAGTGGTGGAAACTCTACTGGAACAAGCGAAAATAGAGCCTGGTTTCACGGAACTTG TTTGGCAGAAGCTTGAGGAAGAGAATCGAGAATTCTTCAGGGCTTATTACCTGAGGTTAATGGTAAAGCAACAAATAATAGAATATAACAGGTTGCTTGAACAACAGGCGCGGTTGATGCACCAGTTACACTCGACTGGAGTTTCTTCAATTCCTACCTCCAATGGATCTCATATCCCATCGA GGGACCTATTGATGTTGCAGTCAAATCGGTCAGGAATACGTAGCCTTCTATCCATGTCACTTCTAG TGCATCAAAACTCAACATGCTATCCCCCAGACAGTGTGGGACCAGCATTGAAGACAGAAAACTTACACCATCAAGTTGGTTCCTGCTTACCTAATCCATTCACTAATGGCGCGTCTTCATTGCACAATAGTATGGAGAATGCTGTTAAAATGTCTGCTCATGCCAACAGGATTGATGTCCCACCAAACATGCTTTCGACTCAGAGCACCAACATGGGGGGGCTGATGCAAGGAATAAATGGGGGAATTATAAAATCAGAAGTTGGATATTCAGGCACTTCTTACATGTATGGTGGTGATGGCAGCAACCTGGAAACACGGCCCAATATGGGAGATGCTTCTGTTGCACCTTTCAATAGCGTAGAGTCCAATTCACAACCCCTAAATGAATCACTTCTTGATTCAGACTCTTCCTCGTTTGGTTTATTAAGTCAGATTCCTCGAAGTTTCAGCCTCTCAGATTTGACATTAGATTTTTCTCAGAGTTCAG ATATATTGGAGAGCTATCCTCGATCACCTTTCTTGGCTACAGATAATGAAAACTTCATGGAGTCTCGTGAAAGAGAACATCAAG GAGACAATAACAGGCTGGACACCATTTCAGAAGGCGTGAGTTATGAAGATTTTGGCAGTGAATAG
- the LOC133724729 gene encoding uncharacterized protein LOC133724729 isoform X2, translating to MSSGPVRRVSRQDIQLVQNLIERCLQLYMNQKEVVETLLEQAKIEPGFTELVWQKLEEENREFFRAYYLRLMVKQQIIEYNRLLEQQARLMHQLHSTGVSSIPTSNGSHIPSMHQNSTCYPPDSVGPALKTENLHHQVGSCLPNPFTNGASSLHNSMENAVKMSAHANRIDVPPNMLSTQSTNMGGLMQGINGGIIKSEVGYSGTSYMYGGDGSNLETRPNMGDASVAPFNSVESNSQPLNESLLDSDSSSFGLLSQIPRSFSLSDLTLDFSQSSDILESYPRSPFLATDNENFMESREREHQGDNNRLDTISEGVSYEDFGSE from the exons ATGTCAAGTGGACCAGTTAGACGTGTCTCACGTCAAGATATACAACTG GTGCAAAACCTTATTGAGCGATGCCTTCAGCTTTACATGAACCAGAAGGAAGTGGTGGAAACTCTACTGGAACAAGCGAAAATAGAGCCTGGTTTCACGGAACTTG TTTGGCAGAAGCTTGAGGAAGAGAATCGAGAATTCTTCAGGGCTTATTACCTGAGGTTAATGGTAAAGCAACAAATAATAGAATATAACAGGTTGCTTGAACAACAGGCGCGGTTGATGCACCAGTTACACTCGACTGGAGTTTCTTCAATTCCTACCTCCAATGGATCTCATATCCCATCGA TGCATCAAAACTCAACATGCTATCCCCCAGACAGTGTGGGACCAGCATTGAAGACAGAAAACTTACACCATCAAGTTGGTTCCTGCTTACCTAATCCATTCACTAATGGCGCGTCTTCATTGCACAATAGTATGGAGAATGCTGTTAAAATGTCTGCTCATGCCAACAGGATTGATGTCCCACCAAACATGCTTTCGACTCAGAGCACCAACATGGGGGGGCTGATGCAAGGAATAAATGGGGGAATTATAAAATCAGAAGTTGGATATTCAGGCACTTCTTACATGTATGGTGGTGATGGCAGCAACCTGGAAACACGGCCCAATATGGGAGATGCTTCTGTTGCACCTTTCAATAGCGTAGAGTCCAATTCACAACCCCTAAATGAATCACTTCTTGATTCAGACTCTTCCTCGTTTGGTTTATTAAGTCAGATTCCTCGAAGTTTCAGCCTCTCAGATTTGACATTAGATTTTTCTCAGAGTTCAG ATATATTGGAGAGCTATCCTCGATCACCTTTCTTGGCTACAGATAATGAAAACTTCATGGAGTCTCGTGAAAGAGAACATCAAG GAGACAATAACAGGCTGGACACCATTTCAGAAGGCGTGAGTTATGAAGATTTTGGCAGTGAATAG
- the LOC133724730 gene encoding two-component response regulator ORR9, producing MGMAADSQFHVLAVDDSLIDRKLIERLLKTSSYQVTTVDSGSKALEFLGLYEDDQTNPDSPSVSPNNQQEVEVNLIITDYCMPGMTGYDLLRKIKESSSLKNIPVVIMSSENVPSRINRCLEQGAEEFFLKPVRLSDLNRLRPHIIKTKSKDQNQEKTRTHEEEEASQKLEMSSTKIQKLESSEVKQEQQELVHHQLQLQQSQPPNSNKRKTMEEGLSPDRTRPRYSGITTVV from the exons ATGGGGATGGCTGCAGATTCTCAGTTTCATGTTTTAGCTGTTGATGACAGCCTCATAGATCGAAAACTTATTGAAAGGCTTCTCAAGACCTCCTCATATCAAG TTACTACGGTTGATTCTGGTAGTAAGGCTCTAGAGTTTCTGGGTTTGTATGAGGATGACCAAACCAATCCTGACTCACCTTCAGTTTCCCCAAACAATCAACAG GAAGTGGAAGTGAATCTAATTATCACAGACTACTGTATGCCAGGCATGACAGGATATGATTTGCTCAGGAAAATCAAG GAATCTTCTTCACTCAAGAACATACCGGTTGTGATAATGTCATCTGAGAATGTGCCTTCAAGAATAAATAG GTGTTTGGAACAAGGGGCAGAAGAGTTTTTCTTAAAGCCAGTAAGATTGTCAGACTTGAATAGGCTTAGGCCTCATATTATAAAAACCAAGTCCAAGGATCAAAACCAAGAAAAGACAAGGActcatgaagaagaagaagcaagtcAAAAATTGGAAATGTCAtcaacaaaaattcaaaaattggAAAGCTCGGAGGTTAAGCAGGAACAACAAGAGCTAGTACATCATCAACTACAATTACAACAATCACAGCCACCAAATAGCAACAAGCGCAAGACCATGGAAGAGGGGCTCTCACCTGATAGAACTAGACCCAGATACAGTGGCATCACCACTGTCGTTTGA